The following coding sequences lie in one Cotesia glomerata isolate CgM1 linkage group LG5, MPM_Cglom_v2.3, whole genome shotgun sequence genomic window:
- the LOC123264905 gene encoding uncharacterized protein LOC123264905: MTNSKIATSTTPTSNGKCMIDKIGDSGGLFDLLVRPMFQQGHEGELCSWLKEFSLIRTTLGCQQPECQGKTLAWNTARVIDRYTWVCPTCSKKQSIREGSFFMGVKGDFRTCLQLILAWCQDIPTDIAANNFEIKEHVIKKVYERCSQVAEFYVNSHPEDFKLGGSGCVVLVDEFPSGYMTDITPDVTTTRKRNNNSQPIICIAEASHLPPRMWLHIIKALPEPPKMKIINNNNIINNHINNISSNNNNSIINNNNNNNTIINNNNNNIDPQQQKSGMIEEAIKQIVNQVLPGSYIVANSRARCCNYEALQDLKQYRVFSVEHLQKFDTPDTHKLLNNLATIWQTGLGVCEEIQESTRGAAKQIITNHLWRQRYGSIPSVAFQNMLNHIVECYRFT; this comes from the exons ATGACGAATTCTAAAATTGCCACATCAACAACACCAACAag caatGGCAAATGTATGATTGATAAAATTGGAGATTCTGGGGGCTTATTTGATCTTTTAGTGCGTCCGATGTTTCAGCAAGGCCACGAAGGTGAACTTTGCAGTTGGTTGAAAGAGTTTAGCCTCATAAGAACGACGTTAGGATGCCAACAGCCCGAATGTCAGGGTAAAACTCTAGCTTGGAATACAGCTCGGGTTATCGATAGATACACGTGGGTTTGTCCTACGTGTTCTAAAAAACAATCTATTAGAGAAGGTTCTTTTTTTATGGGAGTTAAAGGGGATTTTAGAACGTGCCTTCAACTTATTTTAGCTTGGTGTCAGGATATTCCGACAGACATTGCAGCTAATAATtttg aaaTTAAAGAGCATGTAATCAAAAAAGTTTATGAGAGATGTAGCCAAGTCGCTGAATTTTATGTTAACTCTCACCCAGAAGATTTTAAACTTGGTGGCTCAGGTTGCGTTGTTTTAGTTGACGAATTTCCTAGTGGTTATATGACAGACATAACTCCTGATGTAACTACTACAAGGAAACGTAATAATAATTCACAACCAATTATTTGTATTGCTGAAGCAAGTCATTTGCCTCCACGAATGTGGTTGCATATCATCAAAGCTTTACCTGAG ccACCAAAGATGaaaatcatcaataataataatattatcaacaATCATATTAACAACATTAGCAGtaacaataacaatagtattattaataataataacaataataatactatcattaataataataataataatatcgatCCACAACAACAAAAATCTGGAATGATTGAAGAAGCAATAAAACAAATAGTAAATCAAGTCTTACCTGGAAGTTATATTGTAGCTAATTCTCGAGCTCGCTGTTGCAATTATGAAGCACTCCAAGATTTAAAGCAATACAGAGTTTTTAGTGTTGAGCACTTACAAAAATTCGATACTCCGGATACtcataaacttttaaataatcttg cCACAATATGGCAAACCGGTCTTGGAGTTTGTGAAGAAATTCAAGAATCAACGCGTGGAGCTGCCAagcaaataataacaaatcatttatggaGACAAAGGTATGGATCAATACCTTCAGTAGCCTTTCAAAATATGCTCAATCATATTGTCGAGTGTTACCGTTTCACttga